In one window of Balaenoptera musculus isolate JJ_BM4_2016_0621 chromosome 10, mBalMus1.pri.v3, whole genome shotgun sequence DNA:
- the LGALS1 gene encoding galectin-1, translating into MACGLVASNLNLKPGECLRVRGEVPPDAKSFVLNLGKDGNNLCLHFNPRFNAHGDTNTIVCNSKDDGAWGAEQRESVFPFQPGSVVEVCISFDQADLTIQLPGGYDFKFPNRLNLEAINYLAADGDFKIKCVAFE; encoded by the exons ATGGCTTGT GGTCTGGTCGCCAGCAACCTGAATCTCAAACCTGGGGAGTGCCTCAGAGTGCGGGGCGAGGTGCCCCCGGACGCCAAGAG CTTCGTGCTGAACCTGGGCAAAGATGGCAACAACCTGTGCCTGCACTTCAACCCCCGCTTCAACGCGCACGGGGACACCAACACCATCGTGTGTAACAGCAAGGATGACGGGGCCTGGGGGGCTGAGCAGCGGGAGTCCGTCTTCCCCTTCCAGCCTGGAAGTGTTGTGGAg gtGTGCATCTCCTTCGACCAGGCAGACCTAACCATCCAGCTGCCTGGTGGATACGATTTCAAGTTCCCCAACCGCCTCAACCTGGAGGCCATCAACTACCTGGCAGCCGATGGCGACTTCAAGATCAAGTGCGTGGCCTTTGAGTGA
- the NOL12 gene encoding nucleolar protein 12, translating to MGRNKKKKRDGDGRRPRLILSFDEEKRREYLTGFHKRKVERKKAAIEEIKKRLKQEQKKLREERHQEYLKMLAEREEALEEADELDRLVTAKTEPVQYDHLNHTVTVTTISNLDFSAARLLGLPPPEQGPGPRSEEDASSVEKPTRALPRKSRDPLLSQRISSLTASLHAHKRKKVKRKHPSRAQNSTKKPPSATRTSKTQRRRLTGQARHSGE from the exons ATGGGCCGCAACAAGAAGAAGAAGCGAGATGGCGACGGCCGGCGGCCGCGGCTCATTTTGAGCTTCGACGAGGAGAAGCGGCG GGAGTACCTGACAGGCTTCCACAAGCGGAAGGTGGAGCGGAAGAAGGCAGCCATTGAGGAGATCAAGAAGCGGCTCAAGCAGGAGCAGAAGAAGCTCCGGGAGGAG CGCCACCAGGAATACTTGAAGATgctggcagagagagaggaggcgCTGG AGGAGGCGGACGAACTGGACCGGCTGGTGACAGCAAAGACAGAGCCGGTGCAGTACGACCACCTCAACCACACGGTCACCGTGACCACCATCAGCAACCTGGACTTCTCAGCGGCCCGGCTGCTCGGACTGCCCCCGCCTGAG CAAGGGCCCGGGCCCAGGTCTGAGGAGGACGCGTCATCCGTGGAGAAGCCGACCAGAGCCTTACCCAGGAAGTCCAGAGACCCTCTGCTGTCCCAGCG GATCTCCTCTCTCACGGCCTCGCTGCACGCGCACAAGCGCAAGAAGGTCAAGAGGAAACATCCCAGCCGGGCCCAGAACTCCACCAAGAAGCCCCCAAGCGCCACTCGTACCAGTAAGACCCAGCGCCGCCGGCTGACAGGCCAAGCCCGGCACAGTGGGGAGTGA